The Candidatus Thorarchaeota archaeon genome window below encodes:
- a CDS encoding CDP-alcohol phosphatidyltransferase family protein: MGGMTATSPSAWRLRRLFKRPVLFLGRLCASASIRPDSITYMSLLMAFLGLLALVLFHSGPYYGVFVFLTGLLDGVDGATARVSGRSSLHGAFIDSTVDKVAEVVLLVAVALAFSTQDILGVQVSVWVCVCLAGWLMTSYTRSRAENLGVADLDVGLGGRSERLFVLFIFSVVDWVLWGLVAVTVIGLFTAGYRVMHYGRSLRAQDSASRNERMT; this comes from the coding sequence ATGGGAGGAATGACTGCAACGAGCCCTAGTGCTTGGCGCCTCAGACGGCTATTCAAGAGACCGGTCCTGTTCCTAGGACGACTCTGTGCGTCAGCGAGTATCCGCCCGGACTCCATCACGTATATGTCTCTGCTCATGGCATTCCTTGGTCTACTGGCGCTAGTCCTATTCCACTCCGGCCCATACTATGGGGTCTTCGTGTTTCTCACAGGTCTTCTTGACGGTGTGGATGGCGCCACAGCTAGAGTGTCCGGCCGAAGTTCGTTGCACGGGGCGTTCATCGATTCGACTGTCGACAAGGTTGCCGAGGTCGTGCTGCTTGTCGCAGTGGCTCTGGCCTTTTCAACGCAGGATATCCTTGGAGTCCAAGTGTCCGTCTGGGTCTGTGTGTGTCTTGCCGGGTGGCTAATGACAAGCTACACTCGTTCGAGAGCGGAGAACCTTGGTGTTGCGGACCTGGATGTGGGCCTTGGCGGCCGCTCTGAGCGTCTGTTCGTCCTGTTCATCTTCTCAGTGGTTGATTGGGTCCTCTGGGGCCTAGTGGCAGTGACAGTGATTGGACTGTTCACGGCCGGCTACCGAGTCATGCACTACGGGCGTTCACTAAGAGCACAAGATTCAGCCTCACGCAATGAACGCATGACATGA
- a CDS encoding HD domain-containing protein has protein sequence MRSRISDLDTDLVTLIRVTGLREQSLSKAQSSPAEWSAVQRRLAEHKEMLDLAEVHSRQKAIQDPVHGAIVLSPWELDLVSSWEMLRLRYVRQLGPAHLVYPGANHTRFEHCLGTNFLAKKCISVVSFCDDVSRPCFRPLSELMDEEHQKVFRAAALLHDVGHPPTSHTIEFALKSWAGIDHTDLGEFLILHSGLRDVLEQNSIEPETVVQVLKRRSRDPLLSLISDFIDSPLDIDKTDYLIRDAHFSGVELGIFPAERVLLTNRVARHSSGRWMRAFMSKALHSLEALILSRIWMFSDLYLHHAVRVAEALTSKATYFRLKEEGLSKNECVGMFTRMTDGDLYRWLESSDIDFVREYAARIRYRRLFKVVLSHSFGAFDQDTLTRLLRLEDDLSALLRAEEEIAGDVGRVLIDIVKVDLGDRFLGETPLLVGNESSGFQMVRLRDTREGRPILLALRQQRQTIPGVRLYSPPSIAESVRQRFYEMFPISVSPESTPEFDPTDY, from the coding sequence TTGCGATCACGCATATCTGACCTCGACACCGACCTTGTGACACTCATCAGAGTGACCGGGCTGCGCGAGCAGTCCTTGTCGAAGGCCCAGAGCAGTCCCGCGGAATGGTCTGCTGTTCAGAGGCGGCTAGCAGAACACAAAGAGATGCTTGATCTTGCCGAGGTGCACTCCCGGCAGAAGGCGATACAGGACCCGGTCCATGGCGCAATAGTCCTCTCTCCATGGGAGCTGGACCTGGTCTCGTCTTGGGAGATGCTTCGGCTGAGATACGTGCGGCAGTTGGGCCCTGCACACCTCGTCTACCCTGGAGCAAACCATACTCGATTCGAGCACTGCCTTGGGACCAACTTCCTAGCCAAGAAGTGCATCAGTGTTGTGAGCTTCTGCGATGACGTGAGCCGACCCTGTTTTCGTCCTCTCTCGGAGCTGATGGATGAGGAGCACCAGAAGGTTTTCCGCGCTGCCGCACTGCTTCACGATGTGGGGCATCCGCCCACGTCCCATACCATAGAGTTCGCACTGAAGTCTTGGGCTGGCATTGACCATACCGACCTGGGGGAGTTTCTGATACTGCACAGTGGTCTCAGAGATGTTCTAGAGCAGAACAGCATCGAACCCGAAACAGTGGTTCAAGTGCTGAAGCGGCGGTCAAGAGACCCTTTGCTGTCGCTCATCTCAGACTTCATTGACTCCCCCCTTGACATTGACAAGACTGACTACCTGATTCGGGACGCCCACTTCAGCGGGGTCGAGCTTGGCATCTTTCCGGCAGAGAGAGTGCTGCTCACGAACCGAGTGGCAAGGCATTCCAGTGGAAGATGGATGAGAGCCTTCATGTCCAAGGCACTACACTCCCTTGAGGCGCTCATACTCAGCCGGATATGGATGTTCAGCGACCTCTATCTTCACCATGCCGTACGTGTTGCTGAAGCACTGACTAGCAAGGCCACATACTTCCGACTGAAGGAGGAGGGACTCTCCAAGAATGAGTGTGTTGGCATGTTCACCCGGATGACCGATGGTGACCTCTACCGCTGGCTGGAGTCGTCCGACATAGACTTTGTGAGAGAGTATGCGGCAAGAATACGCTATCGACGACTGTTCAAGGTGGTCCTCTCCCACTCCTTTGGTGCGTTCGACCAGGACACGCTGACTCGGCTGCTGAGACTGGAGGACGACCTGTCGGCTCTCCTGAGAGCTGAGGAAGAGATTGCTGGCGATGTCGGCCGGGTCCTGATTGACATCGTGAAGGTGGACTTAGGCGACAGGTTTCTGGGGGAAACACCTCTTCTGGTGGGCAACGAGTCATCAGGCTTTCAGATGGTTCGCCTAAGGGACACTAGAGAAGGTAGACCCATTCTTCTCGCGCTACGTCAGCAAAGACAGACAATCCCCGGAGTGCGTCTGTACTCGCCTCCCAGTATTGCAGAGTCTGTACGGCAGAGGTTCTACGAGATGTTCCCCATCAGTGTATCACCGGAATCTACGCCTGAGTTCGACCCGACTGACTACTGA
- a CDS encoding VCBS repeat-containing protein translates to MVTLSTEAEVSIREAVTLLEMKDMNGDGKDEVIVTTVAGDVRVIALEPGPGAFRELAVMRDLPPSSAMSIGDVVGDGRPDIVLGGLDDTLRVITLGKGGLKLRTVCPLGTLPTSVCATNVQGDQRAEVIVGSNDKALRCYGWFDTALDKLAHKVVEQPAFSVQPLFSQGVPYTRVVYGDESRHIYVYQYADDRLHEAMRAETRGPVSLVATGRIAGKRNDDIVTVSDGRQIGLFSVDQGTIKPLDNIRAPGVVTSVRVGSLYDQGSQQQQIVVCEGNSHLAVMALEGRRLNPVGSLKTERKAAEARIAVGNPMGEGTRIVQAVGNSFYVIAVQT, encoded by the coding sequence ATGGTGACTCTGAGTACCGAAGCAGAGGTGTCAATCAGAGAGGCCGTCACGCTTCTCGAGATGAAGGACATGAATGGGGACGGCAAGGACGAGGTAATAGTCACTACTGTCGCCGGTGATGTCAGGGTCATAGCTCTTGAGCCGGGCCCAGGAGCTTTCAGGGAACTAGCTGTGATGAGGGATCTCCCACCATCCTCAGCAATGAGTATCGGTGACGTGGTTGGAGACGGAAGACCAGACATCGTGCTCGGCGGGCTTGATGATACGCTGAGAGTGATCACTCTAGGAAAAGGAGGACTCAAACTCAGGACTGTGTGCCCGTTGGGGACCCTGCCCACTTCTGTGTGCGCGACCAACGTTCAGGGAGACCAGAGGGCCGAGGTGATAGTTGGTTCGAATGACAAGGCCCTTCGGTGCTATGGGTGGTTTGACACTGCACTGGACAAGCTCGCACACAAGGTTGTGGAACAACCCGCCTTCTCAGTGCAGCCACTCTTCAGCCAAGGTGTGCCCTACACGCGAGTCGTGTATGGTGATGAGAGCAGACATATCTATGTCTACCAGTACGCTGATGACCGACTACACGAGGCAATGCGCGCTGAAACAAGGGGACCGGTCTCGCTGGTCGCGACGGGCAGAATCGCAGGAAAGCGAAACGACGACATAGTCACTGTTTCAGATGGCCGACAGATAGGCCTCTTCTCGGTCGATCAGGGCACTATCAAGCCACTGGACAACATCAGAGCACCGGGAGTGGTCACCTCCGTGCGAGTCGGGTCGCTCTATGACCAAGGGTCTCAGCAACAGCAGATAGTTGTCTGTGAGGGAAACTCACACTTGGCCGTGATGGCACTGGAGGGGAGAAGACTGAACCCCGTCGGGAGCCTGAAGACTGAGAGGAAGGCAGCAGAGGCCCGAATTGCAGTAGGCAACCCAATGGGAGAGGGTACAAGAATCGTTCAGGCAGTCGGCAATAGCTTCTACGTCATAGCCGTCCAAACATGA